A genomic stretch from Corynebacterium kutscheri includes:
- a CDS encoding HesA/MoeB/ThiF family protein, translating to MSLSEIQQERYQRNISIPGLGEAGQEKLLAASVLVIGAGGLGSAALPYLASAGVGRIGVVDGDEVELKNMQRQVLHTEIGRNKAESAAERLCLINSDIKVEVYPEYLTFDRCVELFPQYDLILDCCDTFGAKMMISDAAQHVNAVLVWASAVSMQGQCSVFGLPDAYGDALYLRDLIPEEPDASDYPLAVNVGVLGAMVGQVGTMQATEALKILGGFGQPLVGRVMLLDALTSRWDVIPLRKAY from the coding sequence ATGTCCCTAAGTGAAATTCAGCAAGAACGGTATCAACGAAATATCAGCATCCCTGGACTCGGTGAAGCTGGTCAAGAAAAATTACTCGCCGCATCGGTATTGGTTATTGGTGCTGGCGGATTAGGCTCTGCGGCACTTCCTTACCTAGCCAGTGCCGGGGTTGGTCGTATCGGTGTAGTCGATGGCGATGAGGTTGAGCTAAAAAATATGCAGCGGCAAGTGCTGCATACTGAGATTGGTCGAAATAAAGCAGAATCAGCTGCTGAGCGGTTATGCCTTATTAACTCCGATATAAAAGTTGAGGTTTATCCGGAGTACCTAACCTTTGATCGTTGTGTAGAACTATTTCCACAATACGATCTCATACTTGATTGTTGTGATACCTTTGGCGCAAAGATGATGATCTCTGATGCTGCCCAGCACGTTAACGCGGTTCTAGTATGGGCATCAGCGGTATCTATGCAAGGACAATGCTCAGTATTTGGTCTTCCTGATGCTTATGGCGATGCGCTGTATTTACGTGATCTCATTCCGGAAGAACCAGACGCAAGTGATTATCCTTTAGCGGTTAATGTTGGCGTTCTAGGCGCTATGGTGGGACAAGTAGGCACCATGCAGGCAACCGAAGCATTAAAAATACTGGGTGGTTTTGGACAGCCTCTGGTCGGTCGAGTCATGCTCTTGGATGCACTTACTTCTCGGTGGGATGTTATTCCACTGCGGAAAGCTTACTAA
- a CDS encoding MoaD/ThiS family protein, which yields MQIRFFAGAAETAGTDQLVFDAAGCSAQEVIDVLVADNPKLERVFQVSSLLADGIRLQTLDQDISGVQQLDVLPPFAGG from the coding sequence ATGCAGATTCGTTTTTTTGCCGGTGCTGCTGAAACAGCCGGTACAGATCAGTTAGTTTTTGATGCTGCAGGTTGTAGCGCACAAGAGGTTATTGATGTGTTGGTAGCAGATAATCCTAAGTTGGAGCGTGTTTTTCAGGTATCTTCATTGCTTGCCGACGGTATACGTCTACAAACGCTAGATCAAGATATCAGTGGGGTACAGCAGTTGGATGTATTGCCACCTTTTGCTGGTGGATAA
- the narH gene encoding nitrate reductase subunit beta yields MTRRVMAQMAMVMNLDKCIGCHTCSVTCKQAWTNRAGTEYVWFNNVETRPGQGYPRTYEDQEKWQGGWVRTANGKLKLRAGGRFKKLMTIFSSPSQPEISDYYEPWTYDYETLTQAPLGDDFPVAQPQSLITGEKMAIKNSSNWDDALGGIAETGDEDPIVKKLREESNLKIKFEYEKTFMFFLPRICEHCLNPSCMASCPSGAIYKRSEDGIVLVDQDACRGWRQCITGCPYKKIYFNHRTGKAEKCTMCYPRLEAGLPTVCSETCVGRLRYLGIILYDPDKITEAALADDKDLYQAQLDVMLDPHDPEVIADAKASGIPEDWLLAAQRSPTYALIKHFKVALPLHPEYRTMPMVWYIPPLSPVVDLLKEQGHDSEAGGNLFGAIDALRIPVEYLAELFTAGDTDTITLVLQKLAAMRSYMRDVTLGRERQPELAEAVGMEPGALEQMYRLLAIAKYEERYVIPKAHVEQAHALEEMGCSLDFEGGPGYGGTGPEAGGCGTAMAPGRPVPVSIGSFAETQARREQEDLSL; encoded by the coding sequence ATGACTAGACGAGTAATGGCTCAAATGGCCATGGTAATGAACCTAGACAAGTGTATTGGTTGTCATACTTGTTCGGTGACCTGCAAGCAGGCGTGGACAAACCGCGCTGGAACGGAATACGTATGGTTTAACAACGTAGAAACCCGTCCCGGTCAAGGTTATCCACGCACCTATGAAGATCAGGAAAAATGGCAGGGTGGCTGGGTTCGTACCGCTAATGGCAAATTAAAACTACGTGCCGGCGGACGCTTTAAAAAGCTTATGACCATTTTCTCTTCGCCCTCACAACCTGAGATTAGCGATTATTATGAGCCGTGGACATACGACTATGAAACCCTTACCCAAGCACCGCTTGGCGACGATTTCCCAGTCGCACAGCCACAATCGCTGATTACCGGCGAAAAAATGGCCATTAAGAATTCTTCCAACTGGGATGACGCTCTAGGTGGTATTGCCGAGACCGGCGATGAAGATCCGATCGTAAAGAAGCTGCGGGAAGAATCGAATTTAAAGATCAAGTTCGAATACGAGAAGACCTTTATGTTCTTCTTACCGCGCATCTGTGAGCACTGCTTGAACCCCTCCTGTATGGCATCGTGTCCATCGGGAGCCATTTATAAACGCAGTGAAGATGGTATCGTGCTTGTCGATCAAGATGCCTGCCGTGGCTGGCGTCAATGTATTACCGGTTGCCCATATAAGAAGATTTACTTTAACCACCGCACCGGCAAAGCTGAAAAATGTACTATGTGCTACCCGCGCCTAGAAGCCGGCTTGCCTACCGTATGCTCGGAAACCTGTGTGGGACGACTGCGCTATCTTGGCATTATTCTTTATGATCCCGACAAGATCACCGAAGCAGCACTTGCCGACGATAAAGATCTATACCAAGCACAGCTTGATGTCATGCTTGATCCTCATGATCCTGAGGTTATTGCTGATGCCAAGGCAAGCGGCATTCCAGAAGATTGGCTGCTGGCTGCTCAAAGATCACCGACTTATGCACTCATTAAGCACTTCAAAGTTGCTTTGCCACTGCATCCTGAGTATCGCACGATGCCAATGGTTTGGTATATCCCACCACTTTCACCAGTGGTTGATTTGCTTAAAGAGCAAGGCCATGATTCGGAAGCCGGTGGTAACCTCTTTGGAGCTATCGACGCTTTGCGTATTCCGGTGGAATACCTAGCAGAACTTTTTACTGCTGGCGATACCGATACCATAACCCTGGTTCTGCAAAAACTTGCCGCCATGCGTTCTTATATGCGAGATGTCACATTAGGACGTGAGCGTCAACCAGAATTAGCCGAGGCAGTAGGTATGGAACCCGGCGCTCTAGAGCAAATGTATCGTCTACTTGCTATTGCTAAGTATGAGGAACGCTACGTTATTCCTAAGGCACATGTGGAACAAGCACATGCCTTAGAAGAAATGGGTTGCTCACTCGATTTCGAAGGCGGCCCAGGTTATGGCGGCACTGGTCCTGAAGCAGGTGGTTGTGGAACAGCTATGGCACCGGGACGACCTGTACCAGTAAGTATTGGTAGTTTTGCAGAGACTCAAGCACGACGTGAGCAGGAAGATTTAAGCCTGTGA
- a CDS encoding molybdenum cofactor biosynthesis protein MoaE: protein MNQSFSYITDSDIDVSALSAAVEDARAGALVTFAGIVRNHDHGKSVSSIEYVSHPSAEETMRELVAEFASREDIHAIVAQHRIGTLEIGGIALYVAVSTSHRKEAFEYCHEFVDKVKQSLPIWKKQFFPDGSYEWSLCP, encoded by the coding sequence ATGAATCAAAGTTTTTCATATATCACCGACAGTGATATTGACGTTAGTGCACTAAGCGCGGCTGTTGAGGATGCTCGCGCTGGTGCACTCGTTACTTTCGCTGGCATAGTTCGCAACCATGACCACGGGAAATCCGTGAGCAGTATCGAGTATGTCTCGCACCCCTCGGCAGAAGAAACAATGCGCGAGTTAGTTGCTGAGTTTGCTTCTCGCGAAGATATTCATGCGATCGTTGCACAGCATCGCATTGGCACACTTGAAATTGGTGGGATCGCACTTTATGTTGCTGTTTCTACTTCGCACCGTAAAGAAGCATTTGAGTACTGCCACGAATTTGTCGATAAGGTTAAGCAATCCCTGCCCATTTGGAAAAAACAATTTTTCCCTGATGGTAGCTATGAATGGTCGTTATGTCCCTAA
- a CDS encoding iron-siderophore ABC transporter substrate-binding protein, producing the protein MRINRAIVATAAALLALTLTACSTENTSSSNNSSQSASTSDSVTIKHAFGETVIQGTPERIATVGWANHEVPLALGVVPVGISRATFGDDDGNGILPWVEDKLAELGGETPVLFDETDGIPFEQVADTKPDVILAAYSGMTQEDYDKLSKIAPVIAQPGEAWQTSLEEMNLMDSQGMNQAAAGEKLNQDLKQEIADTMAAYPALKGKKVLFTSFGYSKEDNNLGFYTTNDPRAGFLQSAGFEVPTVVKEDTQTASGFWSERSLENPEAFDDVDVFISYGSDDEAENQETLKALQENPLTGRIPAVQAGRVVFLGNGPIAAAANPTPLSIPATLDTYFGMINQAATR; encoded by the coding sequence ATGCGCATTAACCGTGCCATCGTCGCTACAGCTGCCGCACTATTAGCGTTGACACTCACTGCCTGCTCGACTGAAAATACCAGCTCGTCAAACAACTCGAGCCAATCAGCAAGCACGAGCGATTCTGTAACTATCAAGCACGCTTTTGGTGAAACAGTTATTCAAGGAACCCCAGAACGTATCGCTACTGTAGGCTGGGCAAACCATGAGGTACCACTTGCTCTCGGTGTCGTCCCGGTAGGTATATCACGTGCAACCTTTGGCGATGATGACGGTAATGGCATTCTGCCCTGGGTAGAAGATAAACTTGCTGAACTTGGTGGCGAGACCCCGGTGCTTTTCGACGAAACTGACGGTATTCCTTTCGAGCAGGTTGCTGATACGAAACCAGATGTTATTTTGGCTGCCTATTCCGGTATGACCCAGGAAGACTATGACAAACTCTCAAAGATTGCTCCGGTGATTGCACAGCCTGGTGAAGCATGGCAGACCAGCTTGGAAGAAATGAACCTCATGGATTCTCAGGGCATGAACCAGGCAGCAGCAGGGGAGAAGCTCAATCAGGATCTCAAGCAAGAAATTGCTGACACCATGGCCGCATACCCAGCGCTCAAAGGAAAGAAAGTCTTGTTTACCAGCTTCGGCTACTCTAAAGAAGATAACAACCTTGGTTTCTACACCACCAATGACCCTCGCGCTGGATTCCTCCAAAGCGCTGGTTTTGAGGTTCCAACCGTCGTTAAGGAAGACACTCAGACCGCAAGTGGTTTCTGGTCTGAACGCTCACTAGAAAACCCCGAAGCTTTTGATGATGTTGATGTGTTTATCTCCTATGGTTCCGATGATGAGGCAGAAAACCAGGAAACACTCAAAGCTCTCCAAGAAAACCCACTCACAGGTCGTATCCCAGCAGTTCAGGCTGGTCGGGTTGTTTTCTTAGGCAATGGACCCATCGCTGCTGCAGCTAATCCAACCCCTTTGTCTATTCCGGCTACCTTGGATACCTACTTTGGCATGATTAACCAGGCAGCAACTCGTTAA
- the narI gene encoding respiratory nitrate reductase subunit gamma: MNIFLWAALPYLTFAVLIGGLVWRYRYDQFHWTSRSSQLYESKILRVASPLFHFAMLAVIAGHIMGLVIPKRWTDAMGISQHNYHLVALIGGAIAGIAVVIGLVMLVYRRLTNASVRKATTVGDKVMYVILLCAVGLGMNATLTGGHYPNGEEHNYRETVSIWFRSLFTLQPDIDSMVASTWQFQTHVIMGLLLIAIIPFTRLVHIFAAPIHYLFRPYIVYRSRSTTPEVTQTKRGSGWDPVGTFDNEHAANR; this comes from the coding sequence ATGAATATCTTTCTTTGGGCCGCTTTGCCTTATCTCACATTTGCGGTTCTTATTGGTGGCCTAGTTTGGCGCTACCGTTATGATCAATTCCATTGGACATCGCGGTCGTCGCAGCTGTATGAATCAAAGATTTTACGGGTAGCTTCGCCATTATTTCACTTTGCAATGTTAGCCGTTATTGCAGGTCATATTATGGGTTTGGTTATTCCAAAGCGGTGGACAGATGCTATGGGAATTAGTCAACACAACTACCACCTGGTTGCTCTTATTGGTGGCGCAATTGCTGGTATTGCCGTAGTAATTGGCTTGGTTATGTTGGTTTATCGCCGGTTAACTAATGCGTCAGTTCGTAAAGCAACTACGGTTGGCGACAAAGTGATGTATGTAATTTTGCTCTGTGCTGTAGGTTTAGGAATGAACGCCACTTTAACGGGCGGACACTACCCTAATGGTGAAGAGCACAATTACCGTGAGACAGTTTCCATTTGGTTCCGTTCTCTTTTTACCTTGCAACCAGATATTGATTCTATGGTTGCATCGACCTGGCAATTCCAAACCCATGTGATTATGGGACTGCTGCTGATTGCGATTATTCCTTTCACCCGACTCGTTCATATCTTTGCTGCACCCATTCACTATTTATTCCGCCCATATATCGTGTATCGGTCGCGTAGTACCACTCCAGAAGTAACCCAAACTAAACGAGGTAGCGGCTGGGATCCAGTTGGTACTTTTGATAATGAACACGCAGCTAATCGCTAA
- a CDS encoding MFS transporter, whose protein sequence is MSTKLATDGDWLRSWDPEDEKSWDKSLAWNTLAVTTVSLTLCFVAWFLPSAIVPKMGGLGYQFTSSQLYWLAAMPGLSGGLLRLMWMVLPPIMGTRKMVSLTTALLLLPMLGWGFAIQSLNTPYWVFLLLAFLAGIGGGAFSGFMPSTSFFFPKRMSGTALGIQAGVGNFGVSFVQLLTPWLIGFSMFGLFGASQTFNFPGREAREVWYQTVAFIYVPIIIAVAIWAYIVLRSVPIKANVRQQFDIFGNQDTWWMTLLYILTFGTFSGLSAQFGLLMSNLYGQGNAAIVSGSGSSAQVLIDGYSLPDPVKYVFLGPLIGAGARVLFSPLTDRMGGAIWTLISSVGILGSIIYTIPALTPDLSSAETLKSDFNHFLWGMLLIFLFAGIGNASTFKQMPMIFEKRQAGGVIGWTSAIAAFGPFLFGIGLSIMSSTVFFAIGAVWSVLCIIITWLRYARRNAPKPS, encoded by the coding sequence ATGAGTACCAAACTTGCTACTGATGGTGACTGGCTACGGAGCTGGGATCCAGAAGATGAAAAAAGCTGGGATAAATCTCTTGCTTGGAATACGCTTGCTGTTACCACAGTAAGTTTGACCCTATGCTTTGTGGCGTGGTTTTTACCAAGCGCTATCGTCCCAAAAATGGGTGGCCTAGGCTACCAATTTACCTCTAGCCAGCTATATTGGCTTGCCGCTATGCCCGGTCTATCCGGTGGTTTGCTGCGCTTAATGTGGATGGTTTTACCACCTATAATGGGCACTCGTAAAATGGTCTCGCTGACTACTGCCCTACTGTTACTTCCTATGTTGGGGTGGGGTTTCGCTATTCAAAGTCTGAATACTCCGTATTGGGTATTCCTTTTGCTAGCGTTTCTTGCCGGTATTGGCGGCGGCGCTTTCTCTGGCTTTATGCCTTCTACCTCTTTCTTCTTCCCGAAGCGCATGTCCGGCACGGCACTGGGTATTCAAGCCGGCGTAGGTAATTTTGGTGTTTCCTTTGTACAGCTGCTTACCCCATGGCTTATTGGCTTTAGTATGTTTGGCCTATTTGGTGCCTCGCAAACCTTTAACTTCCCTGGCCGTGAGGCACGAGAAGTGTGGTACCAAACAGTTGCCTTCATTTATGTTCCCATTATTATTGCGGTAGCAATTTGGGCATATATCGTACTTCGATCAGTTCCAATCAAGGCTAATGTACGTCAGCAGTTCGATATCTTCGGTAACCAAGATACTTGGTGGATGACTCTCCTTTATATCTTGACCTTTGGTACGTTTTCTGGCCTTTCTGCTCAGTTCGGTTTGTTAATGAGTAACCTTTATGGTCAAGGTAACGCTGCTATCGTTAGTGGTTCTGGTAGTTCTGCTCAGGTACTTATCGACGGCTACTCGCTACCAGATCCAGTTAAATATGTATTCCTTGGCCCACTTATTGGCGCTGGCGCTCGCGTGCTATTTTCACCTTTGACTGACCGCATGGGTGGAGCTATTTGGACGCTTATTTCTAGCGTGGGTATTCTCGGATCGATCATTTATACCATCCCGGCACTTACTCCGGATCTTTCTTCAGCGGAAACGCTCAAGAGTGATTTCAATCATTTCCTCTGGGGAATGCTGTTGATCTTCCTTTTTGCTGGTATTGGTAATGCTTCCACGTTCAAGCAGATGCCTATGATTTTTGAAAAACGCCAAGCAGGTGGTGTGATTGGTTGGACATCGGCTATCGCAGCATTTGGTCCATTCCTATTTGGTATTGGTCTGTCCATTATGTCGAGCACTGTATTCTTCGCAATCGGTGCTGTATGGTCCGTACTTTGTATCATTATCACTTGGTTACGTTACGCTCGTCGAAACGCTCCTAAACCAAGTTAA
- the narJ gene encoding nitrate reductase molybdenum cofactor assembly chaperone — protein sequence MNAVIFQAAGLLLSYPDEELIERLPMIEQAVAEVGAADAFAPTIAHLRSLSLMDAQSWHVQEFDLSRRHALHLTYWTDGDTRRRGEVLLAIKQTYRDSGLLVDLDGELPDYLPMVLEFAATGDPELGVGILNTYRASLELLRMSLSDDKLPQAAILEVICQTLGGGSPKTRAEVQQLLQEPPQETVGLHDPVLLPYPKVQGSTS from the coding sequence GTGAATGCAGTAATCTTTCAAGCGGCAGGGCTTTTGTTATCGTACCCAGACGAAGAACTTATTGAACGTCTGCCCATGATCGAACAGGCGGTGGCTGAGGTTGGAGCAGCTGATGCTTTCGCTCCTACTATTGCTCATCTACGAAGCCTGTCTTTGATGGATGCACAAAGTTGGCACGTTCAAGAATTCGATCTTAGTAGGCGACACGCTTTGCATCTGACCTATTGGACAGATGGTGATACTCGCCGTCGGGGTGAAGTACTGCTTGCAATTAAGCAAACATATCGTGATTCAGGATTACTTGTTGATCTCGATGGTGAGCTACCTGATTATTTACCGATGGTGCTGGAGTTTGCTGCTACCGGTGATCCCGAATTAGGTGTGGGCATTCTTAACACCTACCGGGCGTCACTAGAGCTACTGCGCATGAGTCTTAGCGACGATAAATTACCCCAAGCAGCTATTTTGGAAGTGATTTGTCAAACTTTAGGTGGTGGATCACCAAAGACGCGTGCCGAAGTGCAGCAGCTCCTACAAGAACCACCGCAGGAAACCGTAGGTCTGCATGATCCCGTACTCCTGCCCTATCCAAAAGTGCAAGGGAGCACATCATGA
- a CDS encoding NTP transferase domain-containing protein: protein MVEKKSIGACAMVDQPMKHAIILAGGRSQRMGIDKLSLVNGSTTMLAAVCESARCYADQLWVVGSQRPGLGTDVCFVRENPPFSGPAAGIMAAVRCMPMIGETLILAGDLAHPEEIVHLLATASIPKDKDGVILVDESGWKQFLCAKYSLQSLHNIHSTAINVAVKRLFSNLDFHNIYVSKFLVDDIDIPEKAAAYGFKSEKTGVKFRLALPNFTDGAS from the coding sequence TTGGTTGAAAAGAAAAGTATTGGTGCTTGCGCAATGGTTGATCAGCCTATGAAACATGCCATTATTCTTGCTGGTGGGCGTTCGCAGCGTATGGGAATAGACAAGTTATCGTTGGTTAACGGGTCAACTACTATGTTGGCTGCGGTATGTGAAAGTGCACGTTGCTATGCCGATCAATTATGGGTGGTTGGCTCTCAACGTCCTGGTTTGGGTACAGATGTTTGTTTTGTGCGCGAAAATCCCCCTTTTTCTGGTCCAGCTGCAGGAATTATGGCTGCCGTGCGCTGTATGCCGATGATTGGGGAGACGCTAATTTTAGCCGGTGACCTAGCGCATCCAGAAGAGATTGTTCACCTTTTAGCTACTGCTTCGATACCAAAGGATAAAGATGGGGTGATTTTGGTTGACGAGTCGGGCTGGAAACAGTTTTTGTGTGCAAAATATTCTCTCCAATCACTGCATAATATTCATTCTACCGCAATTAATGTAGCGGTCAAACGACTGTTCTCCAACCTTGATTTCCACAACATTTATGTGTCGAAATTCCTTGTTGATGATATTGATATTCCAGAAAAAGCCGCAGCATATGGATTTAAATCGGAAAAAACCGGAGTAAAGTTTAGGTTAGCATTACCAAACTTTACTGACGGGGCTTCTTGA
- the moaA gene encoding GTP 3',8-cyclase MoaA — protein sequence MTHHILSDAYGRVARDLRVSLTDRCNLRCTYCMPAEGMQWLPREETLSDSEINRLLRIAAQNLGITRVRFTGGEPLLRPGLENIIRYASKLGLETALTTNGLGLDKRVHRFIEAGLDRVNISLDSLDSHRYAALTRRDRLKDVLRSIEITQKLGVAPIKINTVIMRGTNEQDILPLAHFSLERGLQLRFIEQMPLGPQEKWNRSNMVTAQEILSVLQTRYTLSPIDERGSAPAQLWRVHADNNQPGGKIGVIASVTNSFCQACDRTRLTSDGTIRSCLFSQEEIDLRAILRSGGNDDEIIEAWVGAHKRKPRAHGINTPTFIQPERTMSAIGG from the coding sequence ATGACTCACCATATACTCAGTGACGCTTACGGTAGGGTTGCCCGTGACTTACGGGTATCGTTAACCGATCGCTGTAATTTACGTTGTACCTATTGTATGCCTGCCGAAGGTATGCAATGGTTACCACGGGAAGAAACACTGAGTGATAGTGAGATTAACCGCTTGCTACGTATTGCAGCTCAGAATTTGGGAATTACTAGAGTGCGTTTTACTGGTGGTGAACCTTTATTGCGTCCAGGGCTAGAAAATATTATTCGGTATGCATCCAAGTTGGGGCTGGAAACTGCGCTCACTACTAATGGACTTGGTTTGGATAAACGGGTACATCGTTTTATTGAAGCAGGACTTGATCGGGTTAATATTTCGCTTGATTCACTTGATTCTCATCGTTATGCTGCTCTAACTCGTAGGGATCGTTTGAAAGATGTATTGCGCTCAATTGAAATTACTCAGAAACTAGGTGTAGCGCCGATAAAAATTAATACTGTTATTATGCGAGGCACCAATGAGCAAGATATCCTGCCGTTAGCTCACTTTAGTTTGGAGCGAGGATTGCAATTGCGGTTCATTGAACAAATGCCGCTCGGACCGCAGGAAAAATGGAATCGAAGCAATATGGTTACTGCACAGGAAATTCTTTCTGTTTTGCAAACTCGATATACCCTTAGTCCGATTGATGAGCGAGGCTCGGCACCTGCTCAATTATGGCGTGTTCACGCTGATAATAATCAACCAGGTGGCAAAATTGGGGTCATTGCATCAGTGACTAATTCTTTTTGCCAAGCTTGTGATCGTACTCGCCTTACCTCAGATGGCACGATTCGTTCTTGTCTTTTTTCACAGGAGGAAATTGACTTGCGGGCAATTTTGCGCAGTGGTGGTAATGATGATGAGATTATTGAAGCCTGGGTGGGTGCACATAAGCGTAAACCACGTGCCCATGGAATTAATACCCCTACTTTTATCCAGCCTGAACGCACAATGAGCGCTATTGGTGGTTAA
- a CDS encoding MFS transporter: MSKLIEVAPIHDTGKGAGRVMTMSTIAFTCIFAVWLMFGILGVPIQKEMGLTDGQLSWIAALAALNGSLWRLPAGIITDRIGGRKVTLFIVFACAIPTYLVSLSNSYTMVLILAFFVGFAGNLFSVGTAWNSAWYSKNRQGLALGVFGAGNVGASVTKFIGPPLIAATAGSTYFLGIQGGWRLIPVIYAVLLIVIGIATYFVVPRVDRAPGKTKSVIEMLQPLRYMQVWRFSLYYVAVFGAYVALSAWLPKYYVDNFHIDLTKAGLLTATFIFPASLLRPLGGWMSDKWGARKAMYLSLGLMLLSSGILMMPNGFLTVVNSDGSTSEHLHYSIQLPLFVFLVFLLGCAMGIGKAAVYKHIPEYFPDNVGSVGGLVGMLGGLGGFFLPPLFAYSKSWTGMPSSTFLVIFILTAICAIWMQVSIHRMLAKATPQYDGKIDTVPTNNMEKA; this comes from the coding sequence ATGAGTAAATTAATTGAGGTCGCTCCTATCCATGACACTGGAAAAGGTGCCGGCCGTGTGATGACGATGTCTACAATCGCCTTTACGTGTATTTTTGCCGTATGGCTGATGTTCGGCATCTTAGGTGTGCCCATTCAAAAAGAAATGGGACTCACCGATGGCCAACTAAGTTGGATCGCCGCTCTTGCCGCGCTTAACGGTTCTTTGTGGCGGTTACCTGCTGGTATTATCACCGATCGTATTGGTGGACGTAAGGTAACACTGTTTATTGTTTTTGCTTGTGCTATCCCTACCTATTTAGTGTCGCTCAGCAATAGCTACACAATGGTGCTGATTTTGGCATTCTTTGTTGGTTTTGCCGGCAATCTTTTTAGTGTAGGAACTGCCTGGAACTCGGCTTGGTATTCGAAGAATCGACAGGGTCTAGCACTGGGCGTTTTTGGTGCTGGCAATGTAGGTGCATCAGTAACTAAATTTATTGGTCCACCATTGATTGCAGCCACTGCCGGTTCTACCTATTTTTTAGGAATTCAAGGTGGCTGGCGGTTAATTCCGGTCATTTATGCGGTCTTGTTGATCGTCATTGGTATCGCTACCTATTTTGTTGTTCCACGCGTTGATCGCGCGCCGGGTAAAACAAAATCTGTTATCGAAATGCTTCAGCCATTACGCTATATGCAGGTATGGCGATTCTCTTTGTACTACGTGGCAGTTTTCGGTGCTTATGTGGCACTTTCGGCATGGCTACCAAAGTACTATGTGGATAACTTCCATATTGATTTAACTAAAGCTGGTCTGCTGACCGCTACGTTTATTTTCCCGGCTTCACTACTTCGTCCACTTGGTGGTTGGATGAGTGATAAATGGGGTGCACGCAAAGCTATGTATCTTTCTTTAGGTTTGATGCTATTAAGCAGCGGCATTCTTATGATGCCTAATGGTTTTCTCACGGTAGTTAATTCAGATGGCTCCACTAGTGAACACTTGCACTATTCAATTCAACTTCCCTTGTTTGTATTCTTAGTATTTTTACTTGGTTGCGCCATGGGTATTGGCAAAGCAGCAGTGTATAAGCATATTCCAGAGTACTTCCCAGATAATGTGGGTTCAGTCGGTGGTCTTGTTGGCATGCTCGGTGGATTAGGCGGATTTTTCCTACCACCACTATTTGCTTACTCCAAGAGCTGGACAGGTATGCCAAGTAGTACCTTCTTAGTTATTTTTATTCTTACCGCAATTTGTGCCATTTGGATGCAAGTTAGTATTCACCGCATGCTTGCCAAAGCAACACCCCAATATGACGGCAAAATTGATACCGTTCCTACTAACAACATGGAGAAAGCATGA